Below is a window of Equus quagga isolate Etosha38 chromosome 4, UCLA_HA_Equagga_1.0, whole genome shotgun sequence DNA.
ATTGTTTTTGGTTATTCTGGATTCCttgtatttctatatgaattttaggatcagcttgttaatttctgcaaaaatCAGTTGGATTTTTTAATAGAGATTGCGTTGGATCTGCAGATCAATTTGggtagtattgccatcttaacaatattaagtcttccaatccttGAACATGGgatgactttccatttatttagattttctttaatttctttcaacaatattttctggctttcagtgtacaagtcttgtaattctttcttaaatttattcagaagtattttattctttatgatgcTGTTGTAagcaaattgttttcttaatttcatagtcagattgttcattgctaatatatagaaatgtaattgatttttgtatattgatcttgtatcctgcaaccttgctgaacttattaattctaatagtgtgtgtgtgtttgtgaatccTACCCATTGTTATATCCCCTGGagcacttaacacagtgcctagcTTTAACTAACATTCAATTTATTTGTATTCCTTGAATTGATCTCTTTAAATGTCATGTTGCCACTGAGCCTTCCATCCACTGAGTAATTTTTTAGTTCCTAAGACCATTgactcattctttctcttctttcctcttatcTGCAGGCTTGGGAACAATGGGCCGGGGCATTGTCATTTCTCTTGCAAAGGCCAAGATCCCTGTGATTGCTGTAGAATCAGACAAGAAGCAGCTAGAAATTGCAAACAAGATAATAACCTCTGCCTTGGAAAGGGAAGTGTCCAAAATGCAGCAGAGTGGCCACCCTTGGTCAGGACCAAAACCCAGGTTAACTACAGCTATGAAGGAGCTTAGTGATGTAGATTTAGTCATTGAAGCTGTGTTTGAGGAAATGAACCTGAAGAAGAAGGTCTTTGCTGAACTGTCAGCCGTGTGCAAGCCAGAAGCTTTTTTGTGCACCAATACTTCAGCCCTGGACGTTGATGAGATTGCTTCTTCCACTAATCGTCCTCACTTGGTCATTGGCACCCACTTCTTCTCACCAGCTCATGTCATGAAGTTGTTAGAGGTTATTCCCAGCCGGTATTCTTCCCCCACTACCATTGCAACTGTTATGAACTTATCAAAAAAGATTCAAAAATTTGGAGTAGTTGTAGGcaactgtttttcatttgttgGGAATCGAATGTTGAATTCTTATTACAATCAGACATATTTCTTGTTAGAAGAAGGCAGTAAGCCAGAGGAGATAGATCAGGTGCTGGAGGAGTTTGGTTTTAAATTGGGACCTTTCAGAGTGTCTGATCTTGCTGGGTTGGATGTGGGTTGGAAATCTCGAAAGGGGCGAGGTCTTACGGGACCTACGTTGCCTCCAGGAACTCCTGCCCGAAAGCGAGACAATAGGAGATATTGCCCAATTCCTGATATGCTCTGTGAATTAGGACGATTTGGCCAGAAAACAGGTAAGGGTTGGTACCAATATGACAAGCCTCTGGGCAAGATTCACAAACCTGATCCCTGGCTTTCCAAATTTTTGTCACAGTACAGAGAAACCTATCACATTGTACCACGTATTGTTAGCCAGGATGAGATCCTTGAGCGCTGCTTGTATTCACTCATCAATGAAGCATTCCGCATTTTGGGAGATGGGATAGCTGCTAGTCCAGAGCACATTGATGTTATCTATTTACATGGGTATAAATGGCCAAGGCACAAGGGTGGGCCCATGTTCTATGCTTCCACAGTGGGGTTGCCCACAGTGCTAGAGAAGTTGCAGAAATATTACAGACAGAATCCTGATATTCCCCAACTGGAGCCATGTAACTATCTGAAAAAATTGGCTTCCCAGGGAAACCCTCCTCTGAAAGAATGGCAAAGCTTGGCAGGACCCCCCACCAGTAAATTGTGATTCAGCCTTCCAGGTTATGCCTCACATGCTGGCATCAGGTAATACTCACTgaatttcattgaaattaaacCAAAGATCCAAAGTAAGATTGCTCTGaaatacaaagcaaaagaaagaatctgtgagctAAACCTCCTCTTTGGGTCTTCTGTCTGTTGATTCTAATGGGTCAAGTCTTTAGGAGTGTACTTCCTGTGCCTCTGAATCTGTCCCTATCagatcaattattttaaaaccaatgAATAAACTTGTGTTGATACCATAATAACTAAGGAGAGAGCCTGAGGAATAAGTTGAGGTTTCCACGTGCGTTGATCATGGGAGAAATATGTCATCAATTAATAACTGATAAATGCAACTAAGTCATAAGTTCATTTTGACCCCTTTCAACCTCACACACATAGCACTGATAGCAAATCTTATGGATCCTTCATTCAACATTCATGGTGCACTCCCTGAACATTTTGCACAGCACTTGGCAGACCTGGAGTCCAGAGGGGCCGTTAATCCAGCATGGAAGCCTGTGACAAAGTTCAATCCCTAATCTCGGAGGTGGAGTGGAGATAGTTGGCAGGGTAGAGTCAGCAGTGAAGGTCTCCGTGAGTGAGCATGGAAAGCTTCCCAAGTAGAGGCAGAGGTATTAACTAGAAAGAGAGGCAGGGTATCAAAGGCAGATCAGTGTTAAAGTTGTAAGCAAAACACGGTTGGGTAGTGGTGAGGGAGCCAATTACTTCTGACCAGAATGGGAACTCAGAGtagcttggcaagtcatgctcaGTATATTACTTTTATCCAAGGCCCAGCCACATGTGCACAGCTGTTCTTGCTACCTTGCCAGGGGCTCAGTAATGTTTGCTGATAATTTCCTCAAGACCAGAGGATGGCCACAACCTGGCCTTTTCTATTTGTGGAGAAGTAATAGAAAGCGGTAAGTTGTTGACTTAGTATCAGAAGGGATCTTAGAGAACATCTAACCTCCTCCGATTCTGTGATAGAGTAATGATGCCAGTTTCCCTGTCATGATAAGCCTTTTTGATGTTGGGTATGGAAATGGTTGAATCTTGAAAAACCTAAAATTACTACAAAacaaattttgtataattttcttataagagttcttctctttttactttttgtatggTTAAAAGTTGAGAGGCTGCTcaacataaaaacttgtacacaaatgtttatagcagagttattcataatagccccaaattggcAACAACCTAAATCTCCATCACCGGATAAATGGGTAAACAAAGCGTAGAAGaaccatacaatagaatatttgccatgaaaagaaatgaagtactgatacatgctacaacatggtgaaccttgaaaagatcatgctaaaggaaagaagccagtcacaaagg
It encodes the following:
- the EHHADH gene encoding peroxisomal bifunctional enzyme isoform X1, with the protein product MAEYTRLQNRLAMIRLRNPPVNAISVAVLRGIQEGLRKALTDHTVKAIVLCGADGYFSAGFDIRGFSAPRISDFTLGSLVDELQRNNKPVVAAIQGFALGGGLELALGCHYRIAHAKAQVGLPEVSLGLLPGGRGTQLLPRLIGVPAALDLITSGRRILADEALTLGILDEIVNSDLVEEAIKLAQRVSDQPLESRRCYNKPVQSLPNMDTIFSEALLKMRKQYPGCLSQETCVRVVQAAVQYPYEVGIKKEEELFMYLLESGQARALQYAFLAERNARKWSTPSGASWKTASPRPISSAGVVGLGTMGRGIVISLAKAKIPVIAVESDKKQLEIANKIITSALEREVSKMQQSGHPWSGPKPRLTTAMKELSDVDLVIEAVFEEMNLKKKVFAELSAVCKPEAFLCTNTSALDVDEIASSTNRPHLVIGTHFFSPAHVMKLLEVIPSRYSSPTTIATVMNLSKKIQKFGVVVGNCFSFVGNRMLNSYYNQTYFLLEEGSKPEEIDQVLEEFGFKLGPFRVSDLAGLDVGWKSRKGRGLTGPTLPPGTPARKRDNRRYCPIPDMLCELGRFGQKTGKGWYQYDKPLGKIHKPDPWLSKFLSQYRETYHIVPRIVSQDEILERCLYSLINEAFRILGDGIAASPEHIDVIYLHGYKWPRHKGGPMFYASTVGLPTVLEKLQKYYRQNPDIPQLEPCNYLKKLASQGNPPLKEWQSLAGPPTSKL
- the EHHADH gene encoding peroxisomal bifunctional enzyme isoform X2 translates to MAISLQAQVGLPEVSLGLLPGGRGTQLLPRLIGVPAALDLITSGRRILADEALTLGILDEIVNSDLVEEAIKLAQRVSDQPLESRRCYNKPVQSLPNMDTIFSEALLKMRKQYPGCLSQETCVRVVQAAVQYPYEVGIKKEEELFMYLLESGQARALQYAFLAERNARKWSTPSGASWKTASPRPISSAGVVGLGTMGRGIVISLAKAKIPVIAVESDKKQLEIANKIITSALEREVSKMQQSGHPWSGPKPRLTTAMKELSDVDLVIEAVFEEMNLKKKVFAELSAVCKPEAFLCTNTSALDVDEIASSTNRPHLVIGTHFFSPAHVMKLLEVIPSRYSSPTTIATVMNLSKKIQKFGVVVGNCFSFVGNRMLNSYYNQTYFLLEEGSKPEEIDQVLEEFGFKLGPFRVSDLAGLDVGWKSRKGRGLTGPTLPPGTPARKRDNRRYCPIPDMLCELGRFGQKTGKGWYQYDKPLGKIHKPDPWLSKFLSQYRETYHIVPRIVSQDEILERCLYSLINEAFRILGDGIAASPEHIDVIYLHGYKWPRHKGGPMFYASTVGLPTVLEKLQKYYRQNPDIPQLEPCNYLKKLASQGNPPLKEWQSLAGPPTSKL